From Salvia splendens isolate huo1 chromosome 16, SspV2, whole genome shotgun sequence, a single genomic window includes:
- the LOC121772548 gene encoding uncharacterized protein LOC121772548 isoform X1, whose protein sequence is MSRISVGHLRPRPRSVTENLRRCRNNDKADKVILIDVDSEISDNVVILDTPESLPKRNKESGMLKKDEKWSFKNVINIDDDDDDVPDSSYQFGANNVGFSASTSLNRENFCVAEDFADFTDPSDEDCQNVQDSATPVKLSKCKRTYSGKDSTNNRYGLDTDSECELSGNEYPDCEVVEDFSGKFQELWERAVSRRKKDVHSGIRGHDSTTSCTDKDLQNAESGVATRHHDEPSVSHTTGKSNNRNYGSSPGRIETDFGFTHFSDNAVNDQECRAHGKSKSQVKFRPSLHYPDCEPGSSSQHIERMKDPASSNSSFQEEPNEKFNILTSTAGNKVNSKEENEDGQVHMSIVCSLPPEDDCLISEREKLKETDEYKRAMEEEWASRQQALQIQAEEAQRERRLRKRKKAESMRMLEMERRQKQRLEEMRSIKQKDEENMNLKDTIRAEVRNQLKQIEVGCQNMASLLHLLGIMVGSWPNPSPQEVHAAYKKALLTFHPDRASRSDIHKLVEAEEKFKFINRMKEKFPPPL, encoded by the exons ATGAGTAGAATATCCGTAGGTCATTTGCGTCCTAGACCTCGCTCGGTAACGGAAAATTTGAGAAGATGCAGGAATAACGACAAAGCTGATAAAGTTATACTGATAGACGTTGATTCTGAAATTAGTGACAATGTTGTTATCCTTGACACTCCTGAATCTTtgccaaaaagaaataaagagtcgGGCATGCTCAAGAAAGATGAGAAGTGGTCATTCAAGAATGTAATAAAcattgatgatgatgacgatgatgtACCTGATAGTAGCTATCAGTTTGGTGCAAACAATGTTGGTTTCTCTGCAAGCACCTCTTTAAATAGAGAAAATTTTTGTGTAGCTGAGGATTTTGCAGATTTCACAGATCCTTCTGACGAAGACTGCCAAAATGTTCAAGACAGTGCTACACCAGTTAAGTTATCAAAATGCAAGCGCACGTATTCTGGGAAAGATTCCACAAATAACCGCTATGGTTTGGATACTGATTCAGAGTGCGAGTTATCTGGGAATGAATATCCTGACTGTGAAGTAGTGGAAGATTTTTCCGGTAAGTTTCAAGAGTTGTGGGAAAGAGCTGTCTCCAGGAGAAAGAAAGATGTTCATTCAGGTATTAGGGGTCATGATAGTACAACAAGCTGTACTGACAAGGACCTCCAAAACGCTGAATCAGGAGTAGCAACCAGGCATCATGATGAGCCCTCAGTTTCTCACACTACTGGGAAGTCCAATAACAGAAACTATGGTTCTTCCCCAGGTAGAATAGAAACGGATTTTGGTTTCACCCATTTTTCTGATAATGCTGTAAATGATCAAGAATGCCGTGCACATGGGAAATCTAAATCACAAGTGAAATTCCGTCCTTCACTCCATTACCCGGATTGTGAACCAGGAAGTTCCAGCCAGCACATTGAAAGAATGAAAGATCCAGCTTCATCTAACTCTTCTTTCCAAGAGGAGCCAAATGAGAAATTCAATATTCTTACATCTACTGCTGGGAACAAGGTAAATTCTAAAGAGGAAAATGAAGATGGTCAGGTGCACATGAGTATCGTATGCAGTTTGCCTCCTGAGGATGACTGTTTAATTAGTGAACGTGAAAAGCTCAAGGAAACAGATGAATACAAAAGGGCAATGGAGGAAGAATGGGCTTCCCGACAGCAAGCACTGCAGATCCAG GCCGAAGAAGCGCAACGTGAACGTCGATTGCGGAAGAGAAAAAAAGCTGAAAGCATGCGTATGCTGGAAATGGAAAGAAGACAGAAGCAACGCTTAGAGGAAATGCGGAGTATTAAGCAGAAG GATGAGGAAAATATGAACTTGAAAGATACAATTCGCGCTGAAGTCCGAAATCAGCTGAAGCAAATTGAAGTTGGGTGCCAAAATATGGCTTCGCTATTGCATTTGTTGGGAATCATGGTAGGGAGTTGGCCAAATCCATCCCCACAAGAG GTACATGCAGCTTACAAAAAAGCCTTGCTGACCTTTCATCCAGATCGAGCCTCACGATCTGATATCCACAAGCTGGTTGAAGCTGAAGAAAAGTTCAAGTTTATTAATCGCATGAAGGAGAAATTCCCTCCTCCTTTGTGA
- the LOC121772548 gene encoding uncharacterized protein LOC121772548 isoform X2 has product MLKKDEKWSFKNVINIDDDDDDVPDSSYQFGANNVGFSASTSLNRENFCVAEDFADFTDPSDEDCQNVQDSATPVKLSKCKRTYSGKDSTNNRYGLDTDSECELSGNEYPDCEVVEDFSGKFQELWERAVSRRKKDVHSGIRGHDSTTSCTDKDLQNAESGVATRHHDEPSVSHTTGKSNNRNYGSSPGRIETDFGFTHFSDNAVNDQECRAHGKSKSQVKFRPSLHYPDCEPGSSSQHIERMKDPASSNSSFQEEPNEKFNILTSTAGNKVNSKEENEDGQVHMSIVCSLPPEDDCLISEREKLKETDEYKRAMEEEWASRQQALQIQAEEAQRERRLRKRKKAESMRMLEMERRQKQRLEEMRSIKQKDEENMNLKDTIRAEVRNQLKQIEVGCQNMASLLHLLGIMVGSWPNPSPQEVHAAYKKALLTFHPDRASRSDIHKLVEAEEKFKFINRMKEKFPPPL; this is encoded by the exons ATGCTCAAGAAAGATGAGAAGTGGTCATTCAAGAATGTAATAAAcattgatgatgatgacgatgatgtACCTGATAGTAGCTATCAGTTTGGTGCAAACAATGTTGGTTTCTCTGCAAGCACCTCTTTAAATAGAGAAAATTTTTGTGTAGCTGAGGATTTTGCAGATTTCACAGATCCTTCTGACGAAGACTGCCAAAATGTTCAAGACAGTGCTACACCAGTTAAGTTATCAAAATGCAAGCGCACGTATTCTGGGAAAGATTCCACAAATAACCGCTATGGTTTGGATACTGATTCAGAGTGCGAGTTATCTGGGAATGAATATCCTGACTGTGAAGTAGTGGAAGATTTTTCCGGTAAGTTTCAAGAGTTGTGGGAAAGAGCTGTCTCCAGGAGAAAGAAAGATGTTCATTCAGGTATTAGGGGTCATGATAGTACAACAAGCTGTACTGACAAGGACCTCCAAAACGCTGAATCAGGAGTAGCAACCAGGCATCATGATGAGCCCTCAGTTTCTCACACTACTGGGAAGTCCAATAACAGAAACTATGGTTCTTCCCCAGGTAGAATAGAAACGGATTTTGGTTTCACCCATTTTTCTGATAATGCTGTAAATGATCAAGAATGCCGTGCACATGGGAAATCTAAATCACAAGTGAAATTCCGTCCTTCACTCCATTACCCGGATTGTGAACCAGGAAGTTCCAGCCAGCACATTGAAAGAATGAAAGATCCAGCTTCATCTAACTCTTCTTTCCAAGAGGAGCCAAATGAGAAATTCAATATTCTTACATCTACTGCTGGGAACAAGGTAAATTCTAAAGAGGAAAATGAAGATGGTCAGGTGCACATGAGTATCGTATGCAGTTTGCCTCCTGAGGATGACTGTTTAATTAGTGAACGTGAAAAGCTCAAGGAAACAGATGAATACAAAAGGGCAATGGAGGAAGAATGGGCTTCCCGACAGCAAGCACTGCAGATCCAG GCCGAAGAAGCGCAACGTGAACGTCGATTGCGGAAGAGAAAAAAAGCTGAAAGCATGCGTATGCTGGAAATGGAAAGAAGACAGAAGCAACGCTTAGAGGAAATGCGGAGTATTAAGCAGAAG GATGAGGAAAATATGAACTTGAAAGATACAATTCGCGCTGAAGTCCGAAATCAGCTGAAGCAAATTGAAGTTGGGTGCCAAAATATGGCTTCGCTATTGCATTTGTTGGGAATCATGGTAGGGAGTTGGCCAAATCCATCCCCACAAGAG GTACATGCAGCTTACAAAAAAGCCTTGCTGACCTTTCATCCAGATCGAGCCTCACGATCTGATATCCACAAGCTGGTTGAAGCTGAAGAAAAGTTCAAGTTTATTAATCGCATGAAGGAGAAATTCCCTCCTCCTTTGTGA
- the LOC121770860 gene encoding uncharacterized protein LOC121770860 isoform X2, whose translation MFATQLLRILEVETSPTDVKGENCVCDSAAQDMMIMKENQDGTHYDSKYLGRGSDPAPVRSKETHHPSPFDVKGTEVYWNPKLKDDLSTNRNGHLKRDVFQNGPLCRQESLEDDIDSVSSDTNAKDEVQTTPEHDNENGSSDCMSPYVATASDLFGRDKHLYMDKNVLEYQRPELVVCYKELNYHVVKDICVDEGMPANRRILIDNIEDSQSGNCFPHPQNDHSNHEATGGVDDKFLISNVVEAATSLEDSEFAVANQQGSNEIFLVQGQPNSPSERSSFKDTTTGCNLEESIQKDGMDFGATGEAATHAPDVESFVDETLPIQEFGTRSFLRSFLSAFDADGNELPDQFSEGPAATSTEARPKEDAQKSSLKYNSHVETKSITFNFNSLGATSGETELIKEQPVDSREVIESEIPSDPRQRGQPQDSGRNDMNNNNNALDQSLDCKDDRAADNGPVVSLRRYDPGESSFSADSYITHSVPITFSGNVSLRSDGSATSGRSFAFPVLQSEWNSSPVRMTEAERRRFRKHKCWRSGLLCCRF comes from the exons ATGTTTGCTACACAACTGCTGAGGATTCTTGAAGTTGAAACTTCTCCCACAGATGTGAAGGGTGAAAACTG TGTCTGTGACTCAGCTGCACAAGACATGATGATAATGAAGGAGAATCAGGACGGAACTCATTACGACTCTAAATATTTGGGGAGGGGCTCTGATCCCGCGCCTGTTCGAAGTAAAGAAACGCACCATCCTTCACCTTTTGATGTAAAAGGCACAGAGGTGTATTGGAACCCTAAACTTAAAGATGATCTTTCCACAAACAGAAATGGACACCTTAAAAGGGACGTGTTTCAAAATGGACCTCTTTGTCGTCAGGAAAGTCTGGAGGATGATATAGATTCAGTATCGTCTGACACAAATGCTAAAGATGAAGTGCAAACCACACCAGAGCATGATAATGAAAATGGATCAAGTGATTGTATGTCTCCATATGTAGCTACTGCTTCAGACTTGTTTGGTAGAGATAAACATTTGTATATGGATAAAAATGTGTTGGAATATCAGCGACCTGAGTTGGTAGTTTGCTATAAGGAACTCAATTATCATGTTGTGAAGGATATATGCGTTGATGAGGGAATGCCTGCAAACAGAAGAATATTGATTGATAATATTGAGGATAGTCAGTCTGGGAATTGTTTTCCACATCCTCAGAATGATCATAGCAACCATGAGGCTACTGGAGGTGTTGATGACAAATTTCTCATATCAAATGTAGTAGAAGCTGCTACTTCACTGGAGGATTCAGAGTTTGCTGTTGCCAATCAGCAGGGGAGCAATGAGATATTCCTTGTCCAAGGCCAGCCAAATTCTCCGTCAGAAAGATCTTCATTCAAGGATACCACCACAGGTTGTAATCTGGAGGAGTCGATACAGAAGGATGGAATGGATTTTGGAGCTACTGGAGAAGCAGCAACGCATGCTCCTGATGTGGAGTCTTTTGTAGATGAGACTCTTCCAATTCAAGAATTTGGCACTCGTAGTTTCCTCAGATCTTTTCTCAGTGCTTTTGATGCTGATGGAAATGAGCTGCCAGATCAG TTTTCTGAAGGTCCTGCTGCGACATCAACAGAAGCAAGGCCGAAGGAGGATGCGCAGAAAAGTAGCTTAAAATACAACAGTCACGTGGAAACAAAAAGCATAACGTTCAATTTCAACTCCTTGGGTGCTACAAGTGGGGAAACAGAACTCATAAAGGAACAGCCTGTTGACTCGAGAGAGGTGATCGAATCTGAAATTCCTTCAGATCCTAGGCAAAGAGGACAACCTCAGGATTCTGGCAGAAATGACATGAACAACAATAATAATGCTCTGGATCAGTCCCTTGACTGCAAGGATGATAGGGCTGCTGACAATGGACCAGTTGTTAGTCTACGGAGATATGATCCGGGGGAGTCGAGCTTTTCTGCAGACAGTTACATAACACACTCAGTGCCAATAACATTTTCTGGAAACGTTTCCCTTCGCTCAGATGGCAGTGCAACCAGTGGCAGATCTTTTGCCTTCCCAGT ATTACAATCTGAATGGAATTCCAGTCCAGTGAGAATGACAGAAGCCGAGAGGAGACGTTTTCGGAAACACAAGTGTTGGAGATCTGGCCTTCTCTGTTGTAGATTCTAA
- the LOC121770693 gene encoding arogenate dehydratase 2-like isoform X2, with protein MATTTSRSLITPLNSPIQYPNCRNPFSTAKPITRSHSIHIHARGSGSNDAIELQKLMQNSPYEFSSRDTLPSLPRPLTSARLSNLAAEGSRLRVAYQAVEKWLVDRAVLPIENSLGGSIHRNYDLLLRHRLHIVGEVKLSIRHCLLASPGVKIENLKRVLSHPQALAQCENTLTKFGLVREAVDDTAGAAKHVALHGFYDVGAVASFNAAKIYGLDVLAQDIQDDADNVTRFLMLAREPIIPGTDKPFKTSIVFSLEEGPGFLFKALAVFAMRNINLTKIESRPLPKQALQTSDDNAMCFPKYFPYLFYVDFEASMADQRAQNALGHLKEFATFMRVLGSYPADIGLP; from the exons ATGGCGACCACCACATCCCGATCCCTAATCACCCCCCTTAATTCCCCAATCCAATACCCTAACTGCCGCAATCCATTCTCCACCGCCAAGCCTATTACACGAAGTCACAGCATTCATATCCACGCCCGCGGTAGTGGCAGCAATGACGCAATCGAGCTGCAGAAGCTCATGCAAAATTCACCTTATGAGTTCAGTTCCAGAGACACTCTGCCATCACTTCCGC GGCCTTTGACCTCTGCTCGACTTTCGAATTTGGCGGCGGAAGGGTCTCGTCTCCGCGTCGCCTATCAG GCAGTAGAGAAGTGGCTGGTTGATCGAGCGGTTTTGCCTATAGAAAACTCGTTGGGAGGCAGTATACACAGGAACTATGATCTTCTGCTCCGGCATAGGTTGCATATTGTTGGAGAAGTTAAACTTTCAATCCGACACTGCTTACTAGCTAGTCCCGGTGTGAAGATTGAAAATCTTAAAAGAGTTCTTAGCCACCCGCAG GCTCTCGCACAGTGTGAGAATACATTAACTAAGTTTGGACTGGTTAGGGAAGCTGTGGATGATACTGCTGGTGCAGCAAAG CATGTTGCTCTCCATGGATTTTATGATGTCGGAGCAGTTGCTAGCTTTAATGCTGCTAAGATCTATGGTCTAGATGTACTTGCTCAGGACATTCAG GATGATGCTGATAATGTCACTCGATTCCTTATGCTGGCTAGGGAGCCTATCATACCAGGCACTGATAAACCTTTCAAG ACAAGTATAGTCTTCTCATTAGAGGAAGGTCCAGGGTTTCTTTTTAAGGCACTGGCCGTATTTGCTATGAGAAATATCAATCTCACTAAG ATTGAAAGCCGACCACTGCCAAAGCAGGCTTTACAAACATCAGATGACAATGCCATGTGCTTTCCTAA GTACTTTCCCTACCTTTTCTATGTTGATTTTGAAGCATCCATGGCAGATCAAAGAGCTCAAAATGCTCTTGGTCATCTGAAG GAGTTTGCAACATTTATGAGGGTTCTTGGCAGTTACCCTGCAGATATTGGCCTTCCATGA
- the LOC121770693 gene encoding arogenate dehydratase 2-like isoform X1: MATTTSRSLITPLNSPIQYPNCRNPFSTAKPITRSHSIHIHARGSGSNDAIELQKLMQNSPYEFSSRDTLPSLPRPLTSARLSNLAAEGSRLRVAYQGVRGAYSESAAEKAYPNCEAVPCEQFDTAFQAVEKWLVDRAVLPIENSLGGSIHRNYDLLLRHRLHIVGEVKLSIRHCLLASPGVKIENLKRVLSHPQALAQCENTLTKFGLVREAVDDTAGAAKHVALHGFYDVGAVASFNAAKIYGLDVLAQDIQDDADNVTRFLMLAREPIIPGTDKPFKTSIVFSLEEGPGFLFKALAVFAMRNINLTKIESRPLPKQALQTSDDNAMCFPKYFPYLFYVDFEASMADQRAQNALGHLKEFATFMRVLGSYPADIGLP; encoded by the exons ATGGCGACCACCACATCCCGATCCCTAATCACCCCCCTTAATTCCCCAATCCAATACCCTAACTGCCGCAATCCATTCTCCACCGCCAAGCCTATTACACGAAGTCACAGCATTCATATCCACGCCCGCGGTAGTGGCAGCAATGACGCAATCGAGCTGCAGAAGCTCATGCAAAATTCACCTTATGAGTTCAGTTCCAGAGACACTCTGCCATCACTTCCGC GGCCTTTGACCTCTGCTCGACTTTCGAATTTGGCGGCGGAAGGGTCTCGTCTCCGCGTCGCCTATCAG GGCGTTCGAGGTGCATACAGCGAGTCTGCAGCCGAGAAGGCTTATCCGAATTGCGAGGCAGTACCATGTGAACAATTTGACACAGCTTTTCAA GCAGTAGAGAAGTGGCTGGTTGATCGAGCGGTTTTGCCTATAGAAAACTCGTTGGGAGGCAGTATACACAGGAACTATGATCTTCTGCTCCGGCATAGGTTGCATATTGTTGGAGAAGTTAAACTTTCAATCCGACACTGCTTACTAGCTAGTCCCGGTGTGAAGATTGAAAATCTTAAAAGAGTTCTTAGCCACCCGCAG GCTCTCGCACAGTGTGAGAATACATTAACTAAGTTTGGACTGGTTAGGGAAGCTGTGGATGATACTGCTGGTGCAGCAAAG CATGTTGCTCTCCATGGATTTTATGATGTCGGAGCAGTTGCTAGCTTTAATGCTGCTAAGATCTATGGTCTAGATGTACTTGCTCAGGACATTCAG GATGATGCTGATAATGTCACTCGATTCCTTATGCTGGCTAGGGAGCCTATCATACCAGGCACTGATAAACCTTTCAAG ACAAGTATAGTCTTCTCATTAGAGGAAGGTCCAGGGTTTCTTTTTAAGGCACTGGCCGTATTTGCTATGAGAAATATCAATCTCACTAAG ATTGAAAGCCGACCACTGCCAAAGCAGGCTTTACAAACATCAGATGACAATGCCATGTGCTTTCCTAA GTACTTTCCCTACCTTTTCTATGTTGATTTTGAAGCATCCATGGCAGATCAAAGAGCTCAAAATGCTCTTGGTCATCTGAAG GAGTTTGCAACATTTATGAGGGTTCTTGGCAGTTACCCTGCAGATATTGGCCTTCCATGA
- the LOC121770860 gene encoding uncharacterized protein LOC121770860 isoform X1 codes for MFATQLLRILEVETSPTDVKGENCVCDSAAQDMMIMKENQDGTHYDSKYLGRGSDPAPVRSKETHHPSPFDVKGTEVYWNPKLKDDLSTNRNGHLKRDVFQNGPLCRQESLEDDIDSVSSDTNAKDEVQTTPEHDNENGSSDCMSPYVATASDLFGRDKHLYMDKNVLEYQRPELVVCYKELNYHVVKDICVDEGMPANRRILIDNIEDSQSGNCFPHPQNDHSNHEATGGVDDKFLISNVVEAATSLEDSEFAVANQQGSNEIFLVQGQPNSPSERSSFKDTTTGCNLEESIQKDGMDFGATGEAATHAPDVESFVDETLPIQEFGTRSFLRSFLSAFDADGNELPDQQFSEGPAATSTEARPKEDAQKSSLKYNSHVETKSITFNFNSLGATSGETELIKEQPVDSREVIESEIPSDPRQRGQPQDSGRNDMNNNNNALDQSLDCKDDRAADNGPVVSLRRYDPGESSFSADSYITHSVPITFSGNVSLRSDGSATSGRSFAFPVLQSEWNSSPVRMTEAERRRFRKHKCWRSGLLCCRF; via the exons ATGTTTGCTACACAACTGCTGAGGATTCTTGAAGTTGAAACTTCTCCCACAGATGTGAAGGGTGAAAACTG TGTCTGTGACTCAGCTGCACAAGACATGATGATAATGAAGGAGAATCAGGACGGAACTCATTACGACTCTAAATATTTGGGGAGGGGCTCTGATCCCGCGCCTGTTCGAAGTAAAGAAACGCACCATCCTTCACCTTTTGATGTAAAAGGCACAGAGGTGTATTGGAACCCTAAACTTAAAGATGATCTTTCCACAAACAGAAATGGACACCTTAAAAGGGACGTGTTTCAAAATGGACCTCTTTGTCGTCAGGAAAGTCTGGAGGATGATATAGATTCAGTATCGTCTGACACAAATGCTAAAGATGAAGTGCAAACCACACCAGAGCATGATAATGAAAATGGATCAAGTGATTGTATGTCTCCATATGTAGCTACTGCTTCAGACTTGTTTGGTAGAGATAAACATTTGTATATGGATAAAAATGTGTTGGAATATCAGCGACCTGAGTTGGTAGTTTGCTATAAGGAACTCAATTATCATGTTGTGAAGGATATATGCGTTGATGAGGGAATGCCTGCAAACAGAAGAATATTGATTGATAATATTGAGGATAGTCAGTCTGGGAATTGTTTTCCACATCCTCAGAATGATCATAGCAACCATGAGGCTACTGGAGGTGTTGATGACAAATTTCTCATATCAAATGTAGTAGAAGCTGCTACTTCACTGGAGGATTCAGAGTTTGCTGTTGCCAATCAGCAGGGGAGCAATGAGATATTCCTTGTCCAAGGCCAGCCAAATTCTCCGTCAGAAAGATCTTCATTCAAGGATACCACCACAGGTTGTAATCTGGAGGAGTCGATACAGAAGGATGGAATGGATTTTGGAGCTACTGGAGAAGCAGCAACGCATGCTCCTGATGTGGAGTCTTTTGTAGATGAGACTCTTCCAATTCAAGAATTTGGCACTCGTAGTTTCCTCAGATCTTTTCTCAGTGCTTTTGATGCTGATGGAAATGAGCTGCCAGATCAG CAGTTTTCTGAAGGTCCTGCTGCGACATCAACAGAAGCAAGGCCGAAGGAGGATGCGCAGAAAAGTAGCTTAAAATACAACAGTCACGTGGAAACAAAAAGCATAACGTTCAATTTCAACTCCTTGGGTGCTACAAGTGGGGAAACAGAACTCATAAAGGAACAGCCTGTTGACTCGAGAGAGGTGATCGAATCTGAAATTCCTTCAGATCCTAGGCAAAGAGGACAACCTCAGGATTCTGGCAGAAATGACATGAACAACAATAATAATGCTCTGGATCAGTCCCTTGACTGCAAGGATGATAGGGCTGCTGACAATGGACCAGTTGTTAGTCTACGGAGATATGATCCGGGGGAGTCGAGCTTTTCTGCAGACAGTTACATAACACACTCAGTGCCAATAACATTTTCTGGAAACGTTTCCCTTCGCTCAGATGGCAGTGCAACCAGTGGCAGATCTTTTGCCTTCCCAGT ATTACAATCTGAATGGAATTCCAGTCCAGTGAGAATGACAGAAGCCGAGAGGAGACGTTTTCGGAAACACAAGTGTTGGAGATCTGGCCTTCTCTGTTGTAGATTCTAA